The nucleotide window CGAAGTTGCGCCCGCCGAGCGGGTGGCGGTGGATGCAGACCGTCGGCGCGAGCAGGCAGCGcgcgcccttggccttggactcttgggcgagggcgcggccgacgCTGCGGGCGATCTCGCGGTCAAAGGTCGCCGCGATGCTGCAGGCCGCCGGGAAGCAGGCCGCCTTGGTGctgccgtcgatggcggcgccgcgggtGCCGTTGGGGCCGTCGGTGGTCTGAGGGTGTTAGTATGAGGATGTTCATACGAGTGTTTGGAGCAGTTGGAGTATGGGATGTGAACTATGAGAACCGTCTGATGTGTACGTGTGTATCAATAACTATTGCTTACCTTGATTGCCGGGACTCCCTTCTCTGGCACATCGCCAGTCTCGACAAAGttgcggccggcgaggagccGGACCTGTGAGGGGTCAGCCACTTGACTCGTTCACCACCATTGAATGTTAAGTGCGACATaccttctcctcgagggccAGACTCTTGAGGATGGCGTCGATATCTGTCTTCTCTGCCATTGTTGCGATGAAATCAATACATAACTTTCAGGAAAGAAACCCAACTCTCATCAGGGTCTGTGTCTCACAGCCACGGGTCTCCTTTATCATCTTCTAAGGAGCCGCGAGCGCCATGGATGTGGAGTGGCGCGGAGCTCGGAACTCGGAACGGCGCGCTATCCAGCCCACACACGCGGGGCCTCCGGATTCTCTCCGCATTTCTGTGGTCAGAGCGATGACGACTCTGGGGACTAAATCCAATAGCCTCTCATACGGGGCTCATTTCTAATATTACAAGCAAAGACCGTGTTTCTGGCTGTCAGTTGTAGTCTGGGTCAATGAGCTAGTTCTACTATTTTTGATGAGCATATAGCTAGGTCTGAAAAGCGCTTACTTTAAACACCACCACTCACTGCTGTATAATGCAATCTCTAAGTGAGAAGATAGTAGTCTTGCTAGACGAATCTATGAAATGGAGTAACCTTCGAAAACTACACTATGCACATATCATTTACATCGTAGTTCTCATATAAACAACTTCACATTAATACTGGATCAGGCAGCTTCTGCCCTCTGCTTTGCTTTGCGTCTGCCTTCACGGCAAACTACTCTAATTCTTCCTTTGCCCAAGCCCTTTTGTCTGACTGATGTTTCTTTCTATCCTGGTCCCTCCGAAACCTTTCGTGCCTTAACAGATTTCCGGTCTGTACCAAGCGACTTCAATACGGCCTGGTGGTCGTCTACTTCTGATGGGCTCGGTCATTCGCTCTGGGCACGGCGTTCGGGCTGTGGCTGAGCGACAGTGACTGTTTCTATGGTAGGCTGTAAGAGAGGTAGTGGTGGCAGCTTTGGCCGCAGAGAGGGAGGTGTCATGACTTCGGACAAGGAGTGCGAAGAATGGAACGCTCCTGAACCACCGAAGGCTATTGCAGCGCGGGAACAAACGGGCTCTGGGACTCGTCGTTCTCAAGGCTATCAGGTAGTGGCTTTGCTGTGGCTTCCCTTCGCCTACGAACCGGAAGATTTAGTTTGAGATTATTTGTATGCCCGCAAGAAGGGGAAGTTAGACAGAAGACTTACCTTAACTCGAACTCTCTCATCTCCATCGTTGTGTAGTACACGGTGCCTCCGGCTGCCTGGTCTTACAGTTGCCTGGCGCTGGGGCATCATCCGCTCCATCAACTGGTGACGCTGGGccttgtcctccttctcctgcttGCGAGCCTCGCGTGCCTCTTGTGCTTGGCGGTCGGCAATCTCTAAGCGACGTATGGCGTCAACATGTTCCTGTTCTCGCTGCTGGTCGGCTAGGGAAGGACTAAAGCCTGTGGATGTGCGTTTAAAGGGGATGGCGGTGCGGCGGGAGATTTCGTCATTCTGCTTGGCGATCCGTTCGCGGATGCGCTGTAGACGCTCCTGCGCCTTCTGGCGCTCGCGctccctctcctcgtcgccggcgctggATGCACGAGAATTAGTAGGGGATTGCTCTGTCTTGTGATATACCTGGTCGAGCCCAGATTTGGGCGTGACGTCCGTATCCGCTCGCCATTCGAGCTCGAAATTTGAAATATACCGTATGCTGCCGTCAAACTGACCGGTAGCATCTTGCAAGGACTTTTCGGAAACTTCAGCCGTGGCATGTGATACTCCACCTCCAGAATCGCTGTCCGAGTCTACTCCAGGTGGCAAAGACGAAAGAGAGATTTCTTCGAAATGGGTTGCCAGGTGCTTGAGTATGGCCGTCTTCCCGTCTCCAGTGGACTCGAGGCAAAACGGACAGTCCAACGAGTGCCAGTCGCTTTGGAAACCATGCTGCAAAGCAAGATGCTGTGCCCAGTCTTCCTTTGAAGAGAATGGTTCGTTGCCATATTGGCATGAAGCGTCATGACACATCCACGGTCTCAGATCATCGAACAGATGTCGCCTATGTGTTGTCAGTCACGGCTCTCAAATGAATCGGGGCAACCCTGGAGAACCAACTTCCACGCCGAATTGTTGGCGATTCGGATACTTCTTCCGCAAGCTACACACTCGAATGGGTCGCCTTTCTTAGCTTCGGCCGGAAGAGGCGGTATGCGAGTTGACATGGATTTGCCAGAGTTCTGTCTGTAAGACATCACTGTCTCGGCGTAAGAGGTCGTCATCCCCAATGATGTTCCGAGTCCAGAGTCATAGAACTCCGATACGCCATCTTTGGTCTCCCGCTCTTCAAGTCCCGAGTTTCGATGTTTGTCTATCTGGATCCTTTGAAACCGTTTCCAACAGGCCTTGGCAAGTCGGTCTACCAAATCTTGTTTGGCGAGAGGAAACCTTCGACTGATGCGTTCCAGATACGGTTGATGTGGAGTCGGTGCATTGTAAGACCATTCTAGCTCGACAGACTTGCGCTTGGGCGGGTCGATGAAGGGTGACTTGATGAGAGACTCGAGGTCTAGAAGACACTCAACGTCGAAGCGAATATCATCCGTCATGTTGTTGAGAATCCTGGCACTGGGAGTCGATGGAAGTTTTCCATCGTTTTCCTCGCTGTCTTCATCCTCCAAGTCTTCAGAGCTGTCAGAGCTGGCATAGTTTTCCCGGATATCCGTTCGAGCATCTTCTATGGCATATACCAGCTTTCCAACGTAGATCGCGTTCCTGTCCGCTGGAATCAGGCTCGGAAGGAGTCCTAGACAAGTCAGTCTTCTCCCCATGGTATCAGTCCCATATTTGCAACCTACGATCAATCAGTGTTTGACTAATGCTTATCAGGAGTTCCAGGATGGACTTTCGGAGAAATCGAGATTTCTTCAAGACATCGTCCAAGTCCCCTTGAAGAATCCCATGGCCATCTGCCCACAGAATCAAAGAGGCCCCGCTCCTTTCCAAGCTTCGGCAGACGACTTTAGGCAGGTAATCGATTCTGCGAAGTTGTTTCAAAATGGATTTGAATGTCTCGACACATTCTTCGCAAAGCCGGTTGGAGAGGCTGCAACTCTTTTGGGCTTGGTCCGCAGCGATCCAGTCCCGAATACCGTCACCGTCGTGAACTCTCCAGCTCTGGGGGTTTTCCGTCTCCCCAAAAAAAGAGGACATTATCTGTGGTGAATAGCGGGCGTGACTGGCCTCTGTTTGGCCACGTTGAAGATCAAATCAATGAAAATTTCTGCCTTGAAGGAGGCGACAAACAAAAATGCTTCGGCGCTTACCGCAATCATGGGGGCTCGGCTGACACATCCATAGGAGAGGGGTAATGCATCTCAAGGTTTGTCACACCTCGGACTTGCTCGAATCATAGTGTCCGGTTCATACAGCCTCGTTACATTCTGCATATCTTGGAACTTTTCCAAAATCAGGCTGGGAGGTAACCCGCTCGTTCATCTCATGATCACCGAGTCGTCCTCACCATCTCAGCTTCAGACTCTCACGCCAATACATCTTCCGCAACACCCTTATTCTCTTCCACTAGGTATCCTAAGATGGCAGAACTTGCCCTAGGAATCCTTGGCGTTGTACCTctcatcggcgtcgccacCAAGGGGTACAAGCAGGCGAATGGGAAATTGAAGGCTTTCCGGCACTGCTCAAGAGAGGCCCAAAAAGTACGAAAGGTGCTCAAAATTCAGCAGCAAGTCTTTGCCAACGAGTGTTTCCTGTGGCTCAGATTCGCCAttgatgacgacgagatcACTTCGGCAATGGCCTCCGACCCCGAGCACGGAAATTGGGGCGACCACAGCCTCGAGTCATCCTTGAGAACGCGTCTCAAGAATAACTACGAGCCTTGGTTTGAAATTGTTCAGGATGTCACCCGATACCTCGAAGAGCTCGAGAACGGCTTGGAAAGGTTTGGCATCGAGAAAGAAAACATCCCCACGGTAAGCGGGGGTGGGTGGCCTAGATTGACGCTGCAGCAAGCCGATCTGATCTGATTCATAGGAAGGGCGTCTGAAGAAAACACTCAAAAGGACGCAGGATGGCGTTAAGATGGCTTTCAGTGCCAGCGAGTTCGATACTCTGATCGACAAACTTCGCTCGTCCAACAACGACCTAAGAGGACTCCGAGAGCAGATCCGTGAGCTCCACAAGTCAACGACACGCCACCCGAAGGATTCGAAAGCCGTCAAGCGAGGAGACGAATGGACAAGCCTCGTCAGTATACGGGGGGCTTCCAAAGCTCTCCATGATACCCTCACACGAACATGGAACTGTGGACAGCCCGACCACATGGGCCACGCTGTGAAGCTGTTCGTCGAAACACATCAAGTGAATGGCGAGATACAGATGAATCTGGCAATTGTGTGCCGCAGTCATGCCGGAGACACGGTTCAATCGACCCTGGTTCAGTTGGAGGTTCGATCACAGAATTTGGAATGTGTCGAGCCCTTGAGGTTGCCTGGACAATCGACGTTTTCAGCAGACTGCGATGCGTCGTCTTCCAAGCAAATCAAGGTCGTCCGGTTGGCGGATACAAGATTGCAGATGTCACTCCAGGGACAACCAACCCCGCCGGAGGGTGGTCCATCTACCGCTGCTCGCCTGGACGGTTCCTTCGATTTGGGTCTGTCGAAAGACATCTGCAGGGAATTGACCCAACAGCTCGAAGCAAACTGTATCGGCCACCTCGTCTTTCAGTCCGATGTGGCCTTCCGGCACTATTTCTATCCCGCCAAGAAAAGCTCCCGTGGGGAACCTCGCCCCTCATACTCGGATCGCAGGTCTGTCACCATGGATGAGGTCCTTGACGAATCTTCAGAGGATTATTTTTCGATAGTCGACCGACTGAAACTCGCCCGCTCCTTGGTTTCGGCGGTTCTGAAGTTCCACTCGACTCCATGGCTTGGCGACTTCTGGAAACTGCGCGACCTGGCTTTTTTCAGAGGTGggcaggacgaggaggtaTCGGAGGCTCTTCGGAGTTTGCATGTTGGTATCGAAGTCGCCCGGAAGCAGCTTGACTCGACGGATGGCTTTCAGGACGCTTCGGATATGCTTAATCTGTCTCTGGCCACTGAGGACGAGCGGCTATATTGCGGCATCGACAACCTCACTCTGCACAGCCTTGGTGTGGCGTTGCTGCAGATAGACAGATGGACAAGGGTCGAGCCGAGCGATGTCCTTGCAGTCCGCAAAATGTCATTGAGATCTTCGTCGTTGGGACCGCGGTACCAGGAGCTCACGCGGAAGTGTCTTCGATGCGATTTCGGCTACGGCTCGGACCTGACCAAGCCGCGGCTTCAAAAGGCGGTCTACGAGAATGTTGTCGAGGCATTGGAGACGATGATCTCAAGCTTGGATTTTACAGATGATTGAGGCTGTTCTGCAAAAGATGGACAAGGACCACGTCGCTCCGCAGGCAGTTTTCAAAGACAAGACAGACTTTGATTATAGGAACTGCAGCATGGGCAAAGCATAATCAAATTTCGGCACAAGCAATCGATGGGACGTAGAGAAACCCATATCCTCCTCTGTGCGTTTGCCTGTGCGTTCCATGTGCTGGTCCAATGACTCCTGAGTCCCTTGACTTCTCCGATGTACACACTCTTTTTCACCTCACCAATTATATTGTTGGAAACGGATGTTTCCTGTCCGCAAGCGCGAAGTTGCCAAGTCCCCGCCGGCTCATTCCGACAGGAAGACCACCGGCGGTTGCTTTGGGCCAGCTCATTTGGCTTGGTAGTGTGCTGGGTTTGCACAACTCTACCATGTCAGCGCTCAAAGAGTTGGTGAGCCGTTGCAATGGGAAATCTATGAGTCGATACAGCGCCGATTGAAGCTTGCTAATTTAGACACAGCTTACCAATCACTCACTTATCCATCTCATGGATCAGACGGGGATGAGATTGCTCCAATCGCAAAGAGCACTCAAAAGATTTAAGATGACGTGAGATGCCACATGAGGGCGATTGAGACAGTAAGGACGTGTTTCTACTGAATTTTCTGACACTGATTGTCTGGCGGACTTCACCCCTCACGCTCACAGTTCACCGCTCACTGGTCATCCCTCACCCACTGCTTACAGCTCACTCACTGTCCGCCTCTCACTCACTGCCTACTCACTGTTGTTCACTATACTCTGCCCACTACTTAGTGCTGACTCAGGGCTTTGATGGGGTTCCAAAAGTAGCCGGCCACAGCATTTCATGACAGAGCACATTAGCAATAGAAGCAGACGGCGACACGGGCTCAGGTTGTCAGCGGGAAGTTTAAGAGTTGAGACGGGACAAACTCCACATTCTGTCGCCATGAAAGGGTCATCCCTGTGGACCACGTGTCGGGAGAACCGACATATTGACGGGCGAGACTCTCATGAAGAGCCACGTGGTGGACGGGGTTCTCTCATGCCAGACGACAGACTGACGTTCATAATGAGAACGAGACGCATTCGTGGGGCCGCAAACACAAGGCCTTGAAGCCATCGGCCTTCATGTTCGTCCGCCCGTCTCACGTACACCCGCGCGCAAAAGTCTCCGGAGATACTGACATCTCATCCACCCGGCCCAATATCTGCTCATTTTTTCTCTCGCTTCGCGTATCGTGTCTTACTCCTAGTTCGCCCGAGTCGTCCGGCTCCTCCACAAGTTTGCCCCTGACTGACTACGCTTAGCGGACGTCATCCAAGCGCGGACTGTTCCCCCCCGCTGTGAAGTCCGCCCTTCCCACGGCGCTAACATGAGGTCCTTTTGTTCTCCTTCTCACGCACAGGCAcaggcgcgcgcgcgtgcgGACTTTTGTTGGGGCTGATTCGGCCGTCGTATCCCATAAAGACTCTTTCCGACGCCTCATCATGACCTTCTCTCGGACACAATACATCTCGCATGTGTGTGTAAGGCTCCACCACGATCCGGAAGATGACGATACCAAAGATGGATGACGGGACCCCGTCCACTGGACGAACCAATCCTCAACCCGCCGAGAACGTCTCGCAACCCGTGctccccgacgacgaggagtcGTTGACGGTCGCCGAGtccgacggcgtcctcgaggagagCACATCTTCCGATGCCTCTCGCGAGCAGGACACGCACGCCGATGGCTACACCCCCGGCCACACGTACGGCACCGCCCCGAAGCCCACCGACGGCGTCCCCGagaccaccatcaccaccaccaaccccCCGCCGCGCGCCCTCGCGCCGGACCTCCTCCGCGGCCTCCTCATGGCCCTCATGGCCATGGACCACAACGTCATCGGCCTCAACTCGTGGCCGCACAGCACCGGCCCGGACCCGATGGAATCCGACTCGGCGCCCGTCCTCCGCTGGAACCGGCCGCTGGGCTACGCCGTCCGCACGCTCTCCCACCTCTGCGCGCCGGGCTTCACCTTGctgctcggcgtcggcgtcgtctaCTTCGCTCGCTCGCGCTCGCGGATGGGCTGGTCCGCGGCCCGGATGGCGCGGCACTTCGCCgcgcgcgccgccgtgctgACGGCCGTGTCGGTGGTCATGGGGTTCGTGCTGACGCAGGGCCAGTTCTGGTTCATGAACATCGTCCTCGTGGCCCTGGCCGTGGACTACCTCCTCGTCGGGCTGCTGTggctcggcatcgccgagacggagccGCTGCTGGCCTCGGCGGTCGACCGCTGGTTCGGCTCCGGTGACGCGCCGGCCGAGGGGACGCCTCTGCTGGGCCGTCGGTCCAAGTCCGCGGATGGCGGCGCATCGGCCCGCGCGCAGTCTCTGTCGTGGCATGTCCATaacgccctcctcctcgtgcTCGCCTTCGTCACCATCTGGTGGAACCACTGGCTCTCCCCGACCCACGGCGTCTGCgcgacatcgacatcgccatcaccTACtgtctcctcctcgacgacggcctccgACTTCTGGCGCTTCTGGTTTTACGAGGTCTCCTCCCCGCGCGTCCTCTCGGGCTTCCCGCCCCTCGCCTGGCTCTCCTTCGCTGTGCTCGGCCTGCTCTACGCCCGCGTCGTGATCAAggcccgccacctcccgccgacgacgctggCCGCCGGCCACTTCGCAGCAAgcctcgccttcgccgtcctcttcgtcctcacGCGCGTCCTGCGCGTCGGGAACCTCTCCGAGGGGTGTCTGCGGACGCCCGACCAAGCGGCGCGCCCCGACGCGAACCCGTATctcgcctcggcggcgtccttcTTCTACGTCGTCAAGTACCCGCCCGacttcgccttcttcgcgtACACCCTCaccgccgtcttcttcctgctgGGCGTGCTCGGCATGATCCCCGGGCGGgtggcgacgaggcggcTGGGGCCTCTCCTGGCCTTCGGCACGTCGGCGCTGTTCTTCTACGTCGTGCACCTGGTGGTGCTGTTTGGCCTGAGCATCCTGGTGACGGTGAGGCTCTTCGGACACGACAACGGGCTGCCGCCGCAGATGCCGGGGAGGCCGGCCGTGGGCGTCGACAACGTCGTAGTGTGGTGGGCGAACTGGGCGGTGGTGATGGGCGTCATGTATCCGTTGTGTAGGTGGTACAGCGCGTTTaagaagacgaggagcgCGGATTCGGTGTGGAGGTTCTTTTAGTGGGTGCGTGCATTAGTTATGTCGTGATGGAGGATGAGAATGGCGACATTGGAGTCGTGGACACATGTATGGTGGGACATGGTTGGGGTAGCATCACCAAGATCATCAGCATGGGCATGTTTGCTGGAGTTGCTCTTTCAGAGTAAATCTGTAAGTATTTTGAGTATTTACTCGTCTTGATAAAACCATAAATAAACAAAGAAAAACGCTATGCAAGACTGTTCAATCTGGGTATGTATGTACAGGGAGGGACGCCCTCCTCATGACCGACCTGCGTCCTCCGGCCATCAACAAAcatgtatatatatacacTTCCACAAGCCATTCCCAACACATGACAAAAAGCTTCCTCACTTCCACCTCGGTTGCGCATTCGGCTGCGGATACGGCTGCACCCTGGCTGATCTCCGTCTCGTAACTCTCTGCGGCCGCCCTGGagtcgttgccgccgtcgccgccgccgccgcctccgccggtACCGTCCCTGTGCCC belongs to Colletotrichum higginsianum IMI 349063 chromosome 5, whole genome shotgun sequence and includes:
- a CDS encoding Ankyrin repeat protein — encoded protein: MSSFFGETENPQSWRVHDGDGIRDWIAADQAQKSCSLSNRLCEECVETFKSILKQLRRIDYLPKVVCRSLERSGASLILWADGHGILQGDLDDVLKKSRFLRKSILELLISISQTLIDRLLPSLIPADRNAIYVGKLVYAIEDARTDIRENYASSDSSEDLEDEDSEENDGKLPSTPSARILNNMTDDIRFDVECLLDLESLIKSPFIDPPKRKSVELEWSYNAPTPHQPYLERISRRFPLAKQDLVDRLAKACWKRFQRIQIDKHRNSGLEERETKDGVSEFYDSGLGTSLGMTTSYAETVMSYRQNSGKSMSTRIPPLPAEAKKGDPFECVACGRSIRIANNSAWKRHLFDDLRPWMCHDASCQYGNEPFSSKEDWAQHLALQHGFQSDWHSLDCPFCLESTGDGKTAILKHLATHFEEISLSSLPPGVDSDSDSGGGVSHATAEVSEKSLQDATGQFDGSIRYISNFELEWRADTDVTPKSGLDQVYHKTEQSPTNSRASSAGDEERERERQKAQERLQRIRERIAKQNDEISRRTAIPFKRTSTGFSPSLADQQREQEHVDAIRRLEIADRQAQEAREARKQEKEDKAQRHQLMERMMPQRQATVRPGSRRHRVLHNDGDERVRVKAKGSHSKATT
- a CDS encoding Membrane protein; protein product: MDDGTPSTGRTNPQPAENVSQPVLPDDEESLTVAESDGVLEESTSSDASREQDTHADGYTPGHTYGTAPKPTDGVPETTITTTNPPPRALAPDLLRGLLMALMAMDHNVIGLNSWPHSTGPDPMESDSAPVLRWNRPLGYAVRTLSHLCAPGFTLLLGVGVVYFARSRSRMGWSAARMARHFAARAAVLTAVSVVMGFVLTQGQFWFMNIVLVALAVDYLLVGLLWLGIAETEPLLASAVDRWFGSGDAPAEGTPLLGRRSKSADGGASARAQSLSWHVHNALLLVLAFVTIWWNHWLSPTHGVCATSTSPSPTVSSSTTASDFWRFWFYEVSSPRVLSGFPPLAWLSFAVLGLLYARVVIKARHLPPTTLAAGHFAASLAFAVLFVLTRVLRVGNLSEGCLRTPDQAARPDANPYLASAASFFYVVKYPPDFAFFAYTLTAVFFLLGVLGMIPGRVATRRLGPLLAFGTSALFFYVVHLVVLFGLSILVTVRLFGHDNGLPPQMPGRPAVGVDNVVVWWANWAVVMGVMYPLCRWYSAFKKTRSADSVWRFF